The following proteins come from a genomic window of bacterium:
- the amrS gene encoding AmmeMemoRadiSam system radical SAM enzyme, with amino-acid sequence MISTSGTDRIAAYWNPDGDAVRCALCPHRCRIGEGKTGICGIRENHGGKLFAATYGKVAAVSVDPVEKKPLFHFHPGARILSIGSVGCNFRCEFCQNYHLVLRQAPLEEVRIEDLLRTARRENSVGMAYTYNEPFIQFEFVLDCAKAFRAAGMKNVLVTNGYVNPEPLAELLPFVDAMNIDLKSMDPAFYRKISGGNLEPVLATIRAAAKATHVELTTLLYTGHNDADEQVRKVVDFVAETDREIPLHISRYFPQHRATAPPTPPDRLAAAYRIARERLPYAYVGNIRMPGAEDTVCPECRATVIRREGYHVDRRGLSGDRCAACGARLRFVM; translated from the coding sequence ATCGGCGAAGGAAAGACAGGGATCTGCGGCATCCGGGAGAATCACGGCGGAAAACTGTTTGCCGCCACGTACGGGAAGGTCGCCGCCGTCTCGGTCGATCCCGTCGAGAAGAAACCGCTGTTCCACTTCCATCCCGGCGCCCGCATCCTCTCCATCGGTTCCGTCGGGTGCAACTTCCGGTGCGAATTCTGCCAGAACTACCACCTCGTCCTGCGGCAGGCCCCCCTCGAGGAGGTACGGATCGAGGACCTGCTACGGACGGCACGCCGGGAAAACTCGGTGGGGATGGCCTATACCTACAACGAGCCGTTCATCCAGTTCGAGTTCGTCCTCGATTGCGCCAAGGCGTTCCGGGCGGCGGGGATGAAAAACGTGCTGGTCACCAACGGGTACGTGAACCCCGAGCCGCTCGCCGAACTCCTGCCTTTCGTGGACGCGATGAACATCGACCTGAAGTCGATGGACCCCGCCTTCTACCGGAAGATCAGCGGAGGGAATCTCGAACCGGTCCTTGCGACGATCCGGGCGGCCGCGAAGGCGACCCACGTCGAGCTGACCACGCTCCTCTATACGGGGCACAACGACGCGGATGAGCAGGTGCGGAAAGTGGTCGACTTCGTGGCGGAGACGGACCGGGAGATCCCGCTCCATATCTCGCGCTACTTTCCGCAGCACCGCGCCACCGCCCCTCCGACGCCGCCGGACCGGCTGGCCGCGGCGTACCGCATCGCCCGGGAACGGCTCCCGTACGCCTACGTCGGGAACATTCGCATGCCGGGCGCGGAGGATACGGTTTGCCCGGAGTGCCGCGCGACCGTCATCCGGCGGGAAGGGTACCACGTCGACCGGCGCGGCCTGTCCGGGGACCGGTGCGCCGCTTGCGGAGCGCGCCTGCGATTCGTGATGTAG
- a CDS encoding transglutaminase family protein produces MIRRILFCLFSSVLSVAALPGGFALASTPHPGPPADGETLSSWYLHYSVEGRKDLFGAQSDVSGVERELARLSDRVRPLLSSATTGEQVVAAFNRVLLKEEGFSYDGIAGDPENFLIGSVLSRKRGNCLGLSMLYLALAERLSVPFRGVCVPSHCFVRYEGKGDVRNVEFASRGEEWGDDRYRREFRIGPGRPYLRSLVGTEMLGVFLKSLGAAYSKKGREEDALHLYDEAVRFFPGLPEAYFNAGVSLQRMGRFDEAAMRYRGSLALDPDLAPARDNLGIVLAIRGNFAEAIPEGRRAVELEPRNAAMRRNLATIFCASGNIEEGIRQFLAAVEIAPRNSRTREGLAMSYLALGRYQEAAKEFDIAQALGVRIEPSMLQKLERHRPPSLPGS; encoded by the coding sequence ATGATCCGAAGGATTCTGTTCTGCCTTTTTTCGTCGGTCCTGTCCGTGGCGGCGTTGCCGGGCGGCTTTGCGCTTGCGTCCACGCCCCATCCCGGCCCTCCGGCCGACGGGGAAACCCTTTCATCGTGGTACCTTCACTATTCCGTCGAGGGGAGAAAGGATCTGTTCGGAGCCCAATCGGATGTGTCCGGGGTAGAAAGGGAACTGGCACGCCTCTCGGATCGGGTTCGCCCCCTCCTTTCGTCCGCGACGACGGGCGAACAGGTCGTCGCGGCCTTCAATCGGGTGCTCCTCAAGGAGGAGGGATTTTCCTACGACGGGATCGCCGGCGATCCGGAAAACTTTCTCATCGGATCCGTTCTCTCCCGGAAACGGGGGAACTGCCTCGGCCTGTCGATGCTCTACCTTGCCTTGGCAGAGCGACTCTCGGTTCCTTTCCGGGGCGTATGCGTGCCGTCGCACTGCTTTGTCCGGTACGAGGGGAAGGGTGACGTGCGGAACGTGGAATTCGCCTCCCGCGGAGAGGAGTGGGGGGACGACCGGTACCGGAGGGAGTTCCGCATCGGGCCAGGCCGCCCGTACCTGCGGTCGCTCGTCGGAACCGAGATGCTCGGGGTGTTTTTGAAGAGTCTGGGAGCCGCGTACTCAAAGAAAGGCCGGGAAGAGGATGCCCTTCACCTCTACGACGAAGCCGTCCGGTTTTTCCCCGGCCTGCCCGAGGCCTACTTCAATGCCGGGGTCTCCCTCCAGCGGATGGGGAGGTTCGACGAGGCGGCCATGAGATATCGCGGATCCCTGGCGCTTGACCCGGATCTGGCTCCTGCCCGCGACAATCTGGGCATCGTCCTCGCGATCCGGGGGAATTTCGCCGAGGCGATCCCGGAGGGACGTCGAGCGGTCGAGCTCGAGCCGCGGAACGCGGCCATGCGGAGAAACCTTGCCACCATCTTCTGCGCCTCAGGAAACATCGAGGAAGGGATTCGCCAGTTCCTCGCGGCGGTGGAGATCGCCCCGAGGAATTCACGGACAAGGGAGGGGCTGGCGATGTCCTACCTCGCCCTCGGCCGGTACCAGGAGGCGGCGAAGGAGTTCGACATCGCGCAAGCCCTCGGCGTCCGTATCGAGCCGTCGATGCTCCAGAAGTTGGAGCGGCACCGCCCTCCTTCCCTCCCGGGAAGTTAA
- a CDS encoding sigma-54 dependent transcriptional regulator, producing MNRTSPMKRVLVVDDEPMITSLLSMVLREKGWDVTEAQSGTDGIDQMDRARFDVILTDLVMPGDSGIDLLRAAKEIHPDVEVILMTGYATADTAIEAMRNGAFHYIMKPLKPEEVVNLVEKAYSQRQLQRENRFLKSEIRAAHHVQSVVGDSEPILRLIATLQGIAGVDEPVLLAGERGTGRGFFARIVHFHSRRSAELCVPVYCAGVPEETLLAEMFGAPCAVEDRTAVPHSGKMELANHGTLYLSDFAEAGREVLERVDRFLADKTVVPGGGTDPISLDIRIIASTAVPMEELARRENIPPTLLKALEPGIVRIPALREHHEDVPLLLHHFLQEANRERKKALRGFTSSALSALETYDWPGNVRELRDLVRAVAGKKKQGTMVDATDIPPEILYRNLRKHPSP from the coding sequence ATGAACCGGACAAGCCCGATGAAAAGGGTCCTGGTCGTCGACGACGAACCGATGATCACCTCCCTCCTCTCCATGGTCCTTCGGGAAAAGGGATGGGACGTCACCGAGGCGCAGTCCGGAACGGACGGCATCGACCAGATGGACCGGGCCCGTTTCGACGTGATCCTCACCGACCTCGTCATGCCCGGGGACAGCGGCATCGACCTGCTGCGGGCCGCCAAGGAGATCCACCCCGACGTCGAGGTGATCCTCATGACGGGGTACGCCACCGCGGACACCGCCATCGAGGCGATGCGCAACGGCGCCTTCCACTACATCATGAAACCGCTGAAGCCCGAGGAGGTGGTGAACCTCGTCGAGAAGGCGTACTCCCAGCGGCAGCTGCAGCGGGAAAACCGGTTTCTGAAATCGGAAATCCGCGCGGCCCACCATGTCCAGTCCGTCGTCGGCGACAGCGAACCCATCCTGCGGCTGATCGCCACCCTCCAGGGGATCGCGGGCGTGGACGAGCCGGTGCTTCTCGCCGGGGAGCGCGGCACCGGGCGCGGCTTCTTCGCCCGAATCGTGCACTTCCACAGCCGGCGGTCGGCGGAGCTGTGCGTCCCGGTCTACTGCGCGGGCGTTCCGGAAGAGACGCTCCTCGCGGAGATGTTCGGGGCTCCCTGCGCCGTCGAGGACCGCACTGCCGTCCCCCATTCGGGAAAGATGGAACTCGCGAACCACGGCACGCTCTACCTCTCCGACTTCGCCGAGGCGGGACGGGAGGTCCTCGAGCGGGTGGACCGGTTCCTTGCCGACAAGACGGTGGTGCCGGGCGGCGGGACGGATCCGATCTCGCTGGACATCCGCATCATCGCTTCCACCGCGGTCCCCATGGAGGAGCTGGCGCGGCGCGAGAACATTCCCCCGACCCTGCTCAAGGCGCTGGAGCCGGGAATCGTGCGAATCCCCGCGCTGCGGGAGCACCACGAGGACGTGCCGCTGCTGCTGCACCATTTCCTGCAGGAGGCGAACCGGGAGCGGAAGAAAGCGCTCCGCGGCTTCACTTCCTCCGCGCTCTCCGCCCTCGAAACGTACGACTGGCCGGGGAACGTCCGGGAATTGCGGGATCTCGTCCGCGCCGTCGCGGGAAAGAAGAAGCAGGGGACGATGGTCGACGCCACGGACATCCCGCCCGAGATCCTTTACCGGAACCTGCGCAAGCATCCCTCGCCGTAA
- a CDS encoding zinc-binding dehydrogenase — translation MKAVFFREHGGPDRVEYGDLPDPAPGPGQVRVRVKAAALNHLDIFVRNGLPGIPVALPHVMGSDGAGVIEAVGPGVVRAKPGDEVVLNPGINCGECEFCLSGEHSLCVTFHLLGEHIAGTFADFVVAPAVNAYPKPADLSWEESAAFPLTFLTAWRMLVTKARVKPGESLLIVGIGGGVAVAALQIAKLLGLAVFVTSGSPEKLDRAKALGADAGIDHGRTDFAREIRKLTGKRGVDIVLDSVGKATWKQSIASAAKGGRLLTCGATTGPDPQTDLGRIFWNQLTVYGSTMGTHGEFAGMLKLFRDGKVKPVVDAVLPLPSAGEALRRLEEKRQFGKIVLRID, via the coding sequence ATGAAAGCGGTATTTTTCCGCGAACACGGCGGACCGGACCGCGTCGAGTACGGGGACCTTCCGGATCCGGCGCCCGGGCCGGGGCAGGTCCGCGTACGGGTCAAGGCGGCGGCGCTCAATCATCTCGACATCTTCGTCCGGAACGGCCTTCCCGGCATCCCGGTGGCTCTTCCCCACGTGATGGGTTCGGACGGGGCCGGCGTGATCGAGGCGGTGGGCCCCGGAGTCGTCCGGGCGAAGCCCGGCGACGAAGTCGTGCTGAACCCCGGGATCAACTGCGGGGAGTGCGAGTTCTGCCTTTCGGGGGAGCACTCCCTCTGCGTCACCTTCCACCTCCTCGGGGAGCACATCGCCGGGACGTTCGCGGACTTCGTCGTCGCCCCCGCGGTGAACGCCTACCCGAAGCCGGCGGACCTTTCCTGGGAGGAGTCTGCCGCGTTCCCGCTCACGTTCCTCACCGCGTGGCGGATGCTCGTCACGAAGGCGAGGGTGAAACCCGGCGAGTCGCTCCTGATCGTCGGCATCGGCGGCGGCGTCGCGGTTGCCGCGCTGCAGATCGCGAAGCTGCTCGGCCTCGCCGTTTTCGTCACCTCGGGAAGCCCGGAGAAGCTCGACCGCGCGAAGGCGCTCGGCGCGGATGCCGGGATCGACCACGGCAGGACGGATTTCGCCAGGGAGATCCGCAAGCTCACGGGGAAGCGCGGGGTCGATATCGTCCTCGACTCGGTGGGGAAGGCCACGTGGAAGCAGTCGATCGCGTCCGCGGCCAAGGGAGGGCGTCTCCTCACCTGCGGCGCCACCACCGGCCCCGATCCGCAGACCGACCTCGGGCGGATCTTCTGGAACCAGTTGACCGTGTACGGTTCCACCATGGGGACGCACGGGGAGTTCGCCGGGATGCTGAAGCTCTTCCGGGACGGAAAGGTGAAACCGGTGGTCGACGCGGTCCTGCCGCTGCCTTCGGCCGGGGAGGCCCTCCGGCGTCTCGAGGAGAAGCGACAGTTCGGCAAGATCGTCCTGCGCATCGATTGA